The following is a genomic window from Mycolicibacterium sp. TY81.
GCACCCTGGGCGGCGTCGTCTACCTCGACTCGTTCCTGGAATCCATCGGATTGGGTTCGCAGGCAACGTGGTTCCGGCTGCTGCTGGTGGTGATCATCGTCGGCGTCGCGACGTACCTGCCGTTCCGCGGTGCGTCCATCGCAGCCAAGTACGAGCTGGTCTTCGAGCTGATCGCCATCGCGTCGATTCTGGTGATCATCGTCGCCTCGTATGTCGGCTATGGATTCCGCGTCGATTGGGAGCAGTGGAACCCGGCACACCTGGGCAGCAGTACCACTTTCATTGCCGCGGTATCGGCCGTCGGTTCATACGCCGGCTTCGAGAGTGTCGCCTCGCTCGGCGCGGAAGCCAAAGACGCACACCGCAATATCGCCCGCTCCCTGCTGCGGGTGGTTTTACTGCTGGGTGTGCTCTACGTCGTGTCGACCTATCCGCAGATCCTGCACTTCAACTCGATCGACGGTGACAAGGCGATCCTGCCGCAGCTCGCGGACTCCACCGGCGTGCACTGGGTGAACCAGGTCGTCAGCGCAACCGTGGCGATCGCGTTCATCGTGTTCGTCACCGCTGTGACCACCGCCGCGGCACGGTCGCTGTTCACCTTCGCCCACGAGGGTGCGCTGCCGGCCGCGTTGACCAAGGTGCATCCCAAGTACAAGACGCCGTGGGTCGGCATCGCCTTCATCGGCGTGCTGTCCTTCGTCTTCTCGGTGGTGGCCACCGTGAGTTCGGCCGGCCGCGTGGTGTTCGACGTCTACGGCGCTTTCGTGGCCAATTGGGGATTCCTCGTCAGCTACCTGCTGGTCGTCGTCGCAACGCCCATCTGGCTGTACAAGATTCGGGCCCTCACCCCGGTGCGGCTGGCCGTGTCCGTGGCCGCGACGCTGGCCATCGGGTACGTCATCTTCAGCAATTTCTATCCGGCACCGAAGTTCCCGTTCAACATCCTGCCGCTCATCTATGCGGGCATCCTGCTGGCGGGGCTGGCCTGGTACTGGTATCTCAAGCGCACCCGGCCTGAGGTGGCCCGTCGGATCGGCAGCATTCAGACCCTGTCCGAATCCGAGCAGCAGCGGCTGATCGACGAAGGCATCCTCGAAGTGCTCGATCACCGGGCCGAGCAGACGAGTGCCGATGACGATCGTGAGCCGGACCGCGACAAGGAGCCGGTGGCCCCATGACAGTGGAAGCAGAACGCCGCGTGACAAGCTGGACGGTGACACCTGCGACGCCGATCGACCATCCACAGATCGCCGATTTCCTGGCCACCACTGTCGGTATCGGGGGACGCAAGTTCGCGGCTGATTCCCGTGATATCGCCGAACAATTCGACGACGCCCTACCCGACGCGCTGCTGGTGGTGCACGACGAAGCGCAGCGCGTCCGGGGCTACGCGGCATTGCACGAGCCGCACGGGCTGGCCCCGGAGTTCCTGGCGGACTTCGTCTTCGACCCGGCGACCGCGGACGACGTCGTCGACGCGACTGTCGTGGCGGTAGTCGCCCGGTTCCAACGGGAAGCCGCCGTGATCCCGAAAGCGTTCCTGCGCAGTTTCATCGGGCCCACGCAGCAGATCGCCCTCGACGCCCTCATCCGACTCGGCGCCACGGAGGAAGGCCGCTTCATTCGGACCCGCAAGTCCCTGGAAGACGAGGACGCCGAGGACCTGCAGGCCCTGACGCTGTCCGGACTCACGTTGCTGAGCTGGCCGGAGGTGATCGAGCGGGGTCTCACCGAACAGGTGCGCAGTCTGCAGTTCGACACGTTCCTCGAACACTTCGGCAACATGTCCAAGTCGCCGGAGAGCTTCGCCCACCACATCGAGAGTCGTGCTTTCACACCGGATTTCAGCAACGCGGTGGTGAACGAAGCGGGCGAGGTGGTCGGGTACGTGCTGGGCTCGACCTACACCCACCTGACCGGCGACGCCGAGGAGCGCAGCGCGCACACCGACTACATCGGCGTACGCGCAGACGAACGCAAGCGCGGGATCGGTGAATTCCTGCTGCGCAAGATCTGGCTGGCGGCGCTGCGCCGCGGCCTGTCGATCGCGTCGCTGGGCACCGATATCAACAATGCGAGCAAGGCGCACCTGCTGTATGCCCGACTGGGATACGTCGCGGTCGAACACCAGTCCGCGTACCGCATCGACTCGGAAGGATCCGCCAAATGAGCTCCACCGCAAACTATCTGCAGACTCCGACCGCCGATCTCGACGACCTACGGGCGCACTTCGCGCCGGTGTTCGCCAAGATCGCCGAGGCGAATCTGGACCGCGAACGCACGCGGACGTTTCCGCACGAGCAGGTGAGCCTGCTCAATGAAGCGGGGTTCGGCACGCTGCGAATCCCGGTGGAGCGCGGCGGTTTCGGCGCCTCACTGCAGCAGGTGTTCCTGCTGCTCGCCGACCTCGGGGAGGCCGATGCCAACGTCGCGCACATCTGGCGCAACCATCTGGCCTTCGTCGAGGACCGGCTGAACGCACCGGTATCCGATACCAATGACATCTGGATCAACCGGTTCCGGGCCGGTGAATTCGTCGGTGGTGGCTGGACGGAGGCCAACAACGTCACGCTCGCCAACCTGGTCTCGACCGTCACCACCGAGGGAGACCACTACCGGGTGACGGGCACGAAATTCTATGCCACGGGCAGTCTTTACGCGGACTGGCTCGATGTGCTCGGCCGCGGTGACGACGGCGAACTGCTCACCGCACTGGTGCGCGCCGACGGTCCCGGGGTCACCCTGGTCGACGACTGGGACGGCTTCGGCCAGCGCACCACGGCCAGCGGGACCGCCCGCTATGAGCGGGTGCGGGCCGAACGCGGCGATGTGTTTCCGGCCGCCGAACGGTTCGCCTATCAGGGCCACTTCTACCAGATCGCGATGTTGTCGGTACTGACCGGAATCACGCGGGCCGCGCTGCGCGACGGCTCGGCGGCTCTGCTCGGTCGTAAGCGCAACTACCCACAGGGCCTGACCGAGGTGCCAGCTCAGGACGCGCAGCTTCTGGCCGTCATCGGTGAGGTGTCCGCCGACGCGTTCGCGGCGGAAGCCGCACTTGCCAAGGCCGGCGAGGCGCTGGACCGCATCGCCGGAGACGACGACGGCGCGCGGCGGCGGCTGATCGCGGCCGAGGTGGCGGTGTCCCAGGCGCAGCTGGTGATCATCGCGGCCGCCCTGCGCGCCACCACGACGATCTTCGACGCGCTCGGTGCGTCCGGGGTGTCCGAAGTGCGTGGCCTGGACCGGCATTGGCGCAACGCCCGCACACTGGCCTCGCACAACCCGCGGGTGTACAAGGCGCGCATCCTCGGCGATCACCTGATCAACGGCACCGACCCGGTACCCGACTTCGCCGCGCTCGGGCGTGGGGGACAAGGCAATTAGGCGGCCCGCCGCGGTCGGGTCAGACCGCGTGACGCGGTCCTGCTGCGCGATGGTGCGGGTGTAGTCCCGGGATCATCATCGGCACCTCGGCGCGGTAGTCCTGGTACGGGGCTCCGAGGCCGGCGACCAGGTCGTGCTCCTCGAGCTGGATCGCGATCAGGATGTACCCGGTGGTGGCGAGCGAGAACAGCAGATGTCCCGCCGTCATCGTCGGGGTGGCCCAGAACGCGATGATGAAGCCGACCATGATCGGGTGCCGCACCACGCGGTAGAACATCGTGGTCCGGAAAGGCAAGTCGCGGTAGGGTTCTCCGCGCCACGCGAGATACACCTGGCGCAGCCCGAACAGATCGACGTGGCTGATCATGAACGTCGACATCAGCACGATCGCCCAGCCCACCCAGAACAGCGTGAGCAGCACGTAGCGCCCGGCCGGTGCGGTGACGTGCCAGACGACCTGTGGCATGGTCCGCCATTGCCAGTACAGCAAGCCCAGCAGCAGGCTCGACATCAGCACGTAGGTGCTGCGCTCGATGGCCTGCGGCACGACGCGCGTCCACATCCGTTTGAACGCCGGCCGGGCCATCACGCTGTGTTGCACCGCGAACAGCCCGAGCAGGATCAGGTTGACCACGACGGCCTCGCCGATCGACGCGGTGATGCCGTGGTCGACGGTGCGGGGTACCACCACGTTGCCCACGAAGCCGACGGCGTAGAGGAACGAGGCCAGGAACACCGCGTAACACAGCACGCCGTAACCAAGTGTCAGATAGCGCTTCATCCTGTCCTCCGATTCTCGGAATGATCCGGTGACGACGTCCGCACCGGTCGACTCGCACGCAGCGTCGGGGACGGCCCTAGGCGCGGCCTGGATGTCGGGAACGATTGGGCCCAACGAGAGGGGAGGGGCC
Proteins encoded in this region:
- a CDS encoding acyl-CoA dehydrogenase family protein, with the protein product MSSTANYLQTPTADLDDLRAHFAPVFAKIAEANLDRERTRTFPHEQVSLLNEAGFGTLRIPVERGGFGASLQQVFLLLADLGEADANVAHIWRNHLAFVEDRLNAPVSDTNDIWINRFRAGEFVGGGWTEANNVTLANLVSTVTTEGDHYRVTGTKFYATGSLYADWLDVLGRGDDGELLTALVRADGPGVTLVDDWDGFGQRTTASGTARYERVRAERGDVFPAAERFAYQGHFYQIAMLSVLTGITRAALRDGSAALLGRKRNYPQGLTEVPAQDAQLLAVIGEVSADAFAAEAALAKAGEALDRIAGDDDGARRRLIAAEVAVSQAQLVIIAAALRATTTIFDALGASGVSEVRGLDRHWRNARTLASHNPRVYKARILGDHLINGTDPVPDFAALGRGGQGN
- a CDS encoding APC family permease; the protein is MSAPNRVELAGRALASAQGHGLQNDALGFWGVFAQGLAAAAPSVALASVPFSLFVAAGNGATWAVLVGLAITVLIATTISFQARRTVSSGSLGTYTGNGLGPGFAYAAGFSLLIGYIGFATTGTLGGVVYLDSFLESIGLGSQATWFRLLLVVIIVGVATYLPFRGASIAAKYELVFELIAIASILVIIVASYVGYGFRVDWEQWNPAHLGSSTTFIAAVSAVGSYAGFESVASLGAEAKDAHRNIARSLLRVVLLLGVLYVVSTYPQILHFNSIDGDKAILPQLADSTGVHWVNQVVSATVAIAFIVFVTAVTTAAARSLFTFAHEGALPAALTKVHPKYKTPWVGIAFIGVLSFVFSVVATVSSAGRVVFDVYGAFVANWGFLVSYLLVVVATPIWLYKIRALTPVRLAVSVAATLAIGYVIFSNFYPAPKFPFNILPLIYAGILLAGLAWYWYLKRTRPEVARRIGSIQTLSESEQQRLIDEGILEVLDHRAEQTSADDDREPDRDKEPVAP
- a CDS encoding N-acetyltransferase — encoded protein: MTVEAERRVTSWTVTPATPIDHPQIADFLATTVGIGGRKFAADSRDIAEQFDDALPDALLVVHDEAQRVRGYAALHEPHGLAPEFLADFVFDPATADDVVDATVVAVVARFQREAAVIPKAFLRSFIGPTQQIALDALIRLGATEEGRFIRTRKSLEDEDAEDLQALTLSGLTLLSWPEVIERGLTEQVRSLQFDTFLEHFGNMSKSPESFAHHIESRAFTPDFSNAVVNEAGEVVGYVLGSTYTHLTGDAEERSAHTDYIGVRADERKRGIGEFLLRKIWLAALRRGLSIASLGTDINNASKAHLLYARLGYVAVEHQSAYRIDSEGSAK
- the mddA gene encoding methanethiol S-methyltransferase codes for the protein MKRYLTLGYGVLCYAVFLASFLYAVGFVGNVVVPRTVDHGITASIGEAVVVNLILLGLFAVQHSVMARPAFKRMWTRVVPQAIERSTYVLMSSLLLGLLYWQWRTMPQVVWHVTAPAGRYVLLTLFWVGWAIVLMSTFMISHVDLFGLRQVYLAWRGEPYRDLPFRTTMFYRVVRHPIMVGFIIAFWATPTMTAGHLLFSLATTGYILIAIQLEEHDLVAGLGAPYQDYRAEVPMMIPGLHPHHRAAGPRHAV